Genomic DNA from Catellatospora sp. TT07R-123:
GCAGGTGACCGCGACTCCTACCCGGTCTTCGGCGTCGAATCCGAATTCGGTGACGCCGTCGAAGGTGAACATGAGCGGCGCCGGGGGCCAGGGCTTGCGGGACCCGTCCACAGCCACCCGTCCCGTGCTGGGCTGGAATCGCCGCGGGGCGGCGAGCGTCAGGTGCATCCGCAGGCCGGTGGCCGTCGCGCTCACGGTCATCGACCGGACGGCGGCGGCCGCCAGGTCGTAGTCGACGCTGAGCCCGCGCACGACCTCCGCCGTCAACGGGAAGGAACCCGGCCGCAGCTCACCCCGGTAGTCCCGGCGAGCGGAAGGCTCAGGCCTGGCCGCCGGCAGGAAACCCGCCAGCGCCGGGTCGAGGTCGATCAGCAGCTGCCGCCGGGCGGCACCGAGGTCGGCCATCCACAGCAGCCCGGCACGGGCCCGCCCGGAGCGCAGCGGCCGCACCGCTGAAGCAGCACTCACCAGGGGAAAGATGTTGTTGTCCCAGATGTCGGCGATACGGCCGACCCGGACCGGGTCGAAGTTACGCGCGTCCGCCGCCAGCTCGGCAACCTCCGCCACCGACCGGTCGAGCAGTCCGGCAAACGTCTCCAACGGAGATATCACGCCGGGAGTATGCCGCATCCGCCGCATCCAGGCCGGACACCCGCTCGGGAGCTTGACCGGACCCACCACGGCCTCGCTCGACCTGCGTACGGTCACTGGACCTCGATTACTCCGGCGTGACGCAAGAGCGGACGATCACCTGGCGACGTTGATCAGCGGCTGAGTGGCTTGCGATAGCGGTGGTACTCACGGACCACCTGGAAGCCCAGCCGTTCGTACAGCGACTGCGCTCCGGCCGGATCGTGGCCCTCGGTGTGCAGCCGGATCGGCCCGGCGCCCTGCTGGGTCAGCGTGCTGAGCGTCCGGGTGAGCATCGCGGTCGCCAGGCCACGGCGCTGGAGGTCCGGATCGACCTGAACGTCCTCGATCTCGATGCGGGCTGGTGAGCGGCTCGCGGCGACGAACCCCACCACGCGGTCGTCGCTGGTCGCTACCTGGAACAGGGCGAGCTGCGAGCTGCTGAGCCAGTCGCGCAGCTCCTCCTCGGTCGGCAGCGAGAAGAACGGCCGCCCAGCCCACACCCGGGCAGTGAGGGCGAACAGCAGGCGGGCGTCGGCGACCGTGGCGGCTCGGACGGTGACGCCGTCAGGCAGCTGCCGAGGTGGCACCGGTGACCCGTCGTGCTCCATCTCGACCATGGTGAACACCTGCCGATACCCGCTGCGCTCCAGCAGCGCCATCCGGTCCCGCTGGACTGTCGACGCGTTGCCGGCGAGCACGACCGGGCCGCGCCCGGTACTGCTGACAGCCAGTCGAGCCGCGACGGCCTCGGACTCGCGCAGTAGACGCAGGCCCAGGCCCTGCCGCCGGTCGGAAGGCGCCACGTAGCCGTCACTGAGATAGACGCGGGTTCCGTCGTCCTCCGTCCAGGACCGCAACGAACCCCACCCGACGACCGAACCGGACGCCTCGACCGCGACGACTGCCCGGTCCGCCGCCTCCATCCCGCGCCGCACACCGTCCAGATCCAGGAGAGGCTCCATGGTGGAGTGGACATCGACGACGTCAGCCGCGGCATGCTGGGCATGCAGCCCATGAATCGCCGTCACGTCGTCGGGCCGGAACGTGCGCAGCAGATACTCGGGCACGCGCCGAGTACATCACCGCCGTCAACCCGGTATGGCTACGTTCGCAAGTTGGTCGACTGGGCTCGTCGTCTGCACCTCGGCTGGGTCGTGGTCCACGCAATCGCGTGGACGTCCGAGCTCGTGCCGGGCACACTCCTGCGGGTGAGCGCGACGGACATCGACCTGGCCCTGCGATACCTGGCTGACGTCGGGATCACGCCGATCGGACCCAACCGGTGGAGGTGGGACGACACGCCCCCGGAGGAGATGTCGGACGAGGATGTGGCTTTCCACACCGCGTTCGAGATCACCACCGACGAGGACCTGGCCGGCGTGCAGCGCGTGCACACAGCGCTCGGCCTGCTCGACCTGACCGGCGCCTTCGAGGTGCTGATCCACCTGAACGCCTACGTCCTCAACAATCCCGACCAGGAAGTCGCCAACGCGTTCTGGGCTGGCTTTCGCGACAGGATGGCGGTCCCGAAGCCGATCGAACACCTGCGGCTGCACTTGACGACCTTCTGGTTCTGGCGGCACACGACTACCAAGACCGCCTTCGACGCGCTGCTCGGCGACGATGTACGCCGCCTCGCAGCGGACGGCCACCTGCCCGAGCTGGCCACCGGTTCGCTGCACCTGCGCGCTCGCCACGTGCTGGAAGACTCAGGGTCGGTCGACTGGGACGACAAGCGCGACGTCTATCAGGCCGCCGCCACCGTCGCCGAGCTTCGTCCGGCGGTCTTCCGCGCCCTGCTCGGCAGCTATCACGCCGTCTACGGCAGCCTAGACCCAGCCGAGGCCCTGACCATGCTCGAAAGCCTGCACCTGCCCGCTGACACCGAACACCTGCCCCAGCTGCACGCGGTCCTGCGCAACGGCGTCGCGAACCACTACAAGGATCCCGCCGCCTGGCATCCGTGACACAAAGGGTCGCGGCGTCGCCGGATCTGCTGCGATCCGCGCGAGCCTGCCCGCGCGACTCATCACCGTACGTAAGGGCGAACAAGCCACCGGTATCCAACCTGGCCGACAGCTAGGCCGGATCGGCGGACAGCGCCTCGACGACGTCCCTGCGCTGGAGCATCGCCACGCACCACGCGTAGTGGCCGTCCCTGCCCGACGGATCGTAGGCGTTGCTGGTGAGCACGGCGTAGACCGCGCGGTAGAGCAGCAGCCGGGTCATCGGATATCCGGCCTGGTCGTGCAGGCGGTGGAGCAGATCTTCGTCGTACGCCCGGTGCTGGCTGCCGTACATGTCGAAGACGGCGGCGGTGATGCTCGCGTCGAAGGCTGGGTCCGCTTCGGTGGTGAGGAATCCCCAGTCGAGCACCGCGGCCAGGGCTCCCGCCGGGGTCACCAGGACGTTGGCCGGGACGAGGTCGCCGTGCACGACCGTTGCGGGGACGGCGGGCAGGTGCTCCAGCAGCAGTCTGATCCGTTTCATCAGCTCGTCGAAGCCGTCGACGGAGGCGGCGAGCTGGTCGCCGTAGCGCCGTACGCGGCGGTCGAGCAGGGCGGACAGGGCGCTTGGCCAGGTGCCGTGTCCTTGCCATACCGGGATGTCTTCGTCGATGGCCGTCAGCGCGCGGCAGGCCGCACCGGCCGTGGTGGCCCGCAGTTCGGCCAGGATGGCGAGCATGCAGCGCTTGGCCTGCTCCGGTGTCACCTGCCCGGACCTCAGGGCGTCGCGCAGCGGTATGCCGCCCAGCTCCCGCTCGACCGTCACCGCGTGGCCGGCGGTCTCGTGGACGTCGAGGATCTCGGGGGTCCGGAAGGAGAGGTCCTGGCCGCTCAGGTGGGTGCAGAAGGCGCGCAGCGGCGCCAGCTCGTCTGGCTTGCGCTGGAACCAGACCTTGCCGACGAGCCCGCCGCCGAGGGCGTACACCGCGCCCTCCATGCCGCGCCCGATGAGCTCCGCCCTGGGATGTCCGAGCCGGGCGAACCGCGTCGACCAGTCCACGCCGTCGGCGCTACTCGTAGCCGGTGGCGGCGACGAGTGCCTCGGCGAACAGCCGCCACTCGGCCACGGCCGGGTCGGGGCCGCCGGTGTTCGCGCGTAGGCAGCAGGCGAGCGCTTCGAGGAAGCGTTCCAGGGTGCCGTTCTCCCACGCTGCCGGATCGGCGCGCAGGTCAGCCAGCATGCGCTCGGTGATCTGGGCGGCGTCGGCCGCCGACGCCACCGCCCGGAGATCTTCCAGGGGTACGGCGGCGAAGCGTCCGGTCACAGCGTCCATGGGCAGATCATCGCTGTCAGCGCCCGCAGTAGGCCAGCACGTTGTCGACGCAGCCGTCCGATCCGGCGGCCGCGTCGACGGTCAGGCGGTCGCCGTGCCACGGGTCGTAGCGCAGTCCGGCCACGTCGGACCAGGTCGGTGTGGTCGGCTGGTCGGGCTCGGGCCGCCGCTGCTCGACCCGGCGGCGGTGCT
This window encodes:
- a CDS encoding GNAT family N-acetyltransferase; amino-acid sequence: MEPLLDLDGVRRGMEAADRAVVAVEASGSVVGWGSLRSWTEDDGTRVYLSDGYVAPSDRRQGLGLRLLRESEAVAARLAVSSTGRGPVVLAGNASTVQRDRMALLERSGYRQVFTMVEMEHDGSPVPPRQLPDGVTVRAATVADARLLFALTARVWAGRPFFSLPTEEELRDWLSSSQLALFQVATSDDRVVGFVAASRSPARIEIEDVQVDPDLQRRGLATAMLTRTLSTLTQQGAGPIRLHTEGHDPAGAQSLYERLGFQVVREYHRYRKPLSR
- a CDS encoding phosphotransferase family protein — encoded protein: MDWSTRFARLGHPRAELIGRGMEGAVYALGGGLVGKVWFQRKPDELAPLRAFCTHLSGQDLSFRTPEILDVHETAGHAVTVERELGGIPLRDALRSGQVTPEQAKRCMLAILAELRATTAGAACRALTAIDEDIPVWQGHGTWPSALSALLDRRVRRYGDQLAASVDGFDELMKRIRLLLEHLPAVPATVVHGDLVPANVLVTPAGALAAVLDWGFLTTEADPAFDASITAAVFDMYGSQHRAYDEDLLHRLHDQAGYPMTRLLLYRAVYAVLTSNAYDPSGRDGHYAWCVAMLQRRDVVEALSADPA